The following coding sequences lie in one Flavobacterium sediminis genomic window:
- a CDS encoding WbqC family protein gives MDILLHPTYFPSISHYVAMAQAENIVFETEDNFQKQTNRNRMYIYSPNGLQMLNIPVKHSKDKHQKFKDVKIENAFDWQKNHFKSLEAAYRTSPFFEYFEDDLRPVFEKQHSFMLDLNLEIFEILNDCLGIDLPYSRTEEYFHEVTAQTDFRYLANGKKDTFINEAYTQVFDEKHNFIPNLSILDLLFNEGRHANEYLLKQKL, from the coding sequence ATGGATATTTTATTACACCCGACATATTTCCCTTCTATTAGTCACTATGTAGCTATGGCTCAAGCGGAGAATATCGTTTTTGAGACAGAAGACAATTTTCAAAAACAAACCAATAGGAACCGAATGTACATTTACAGTCCAAACGGACTGCAAATGCTTAATATTCCTGTAAAACATTCAAAAGACAAACATCAGAAGTTTAAAGATGTAAAAATTGAGAATGCCTTCGACTGGCAGAAAAATCACTTTAAATCCTTAGAAGCTGCTTACAGAACTTCTCCGTTCTTTGAGTACTTTGAAGATGATCTTCGACCTGTTTTTGAAAAGCAACATTCTTTTATGCTGGATCTTAATCTGGAGATTTTTGAGATACTGAATGACTGTTTAGGAATCGATCTGCCTTATTCCAGAACAGAAGAATATTTTCACGAAGTCACTGCCCAAACTGATTTTCGCTACTTGGCAAACGGCAAAAAAGATACTTTCATTAACGAAGCTTACACTCAGGTTTTTGATGAAAAACACAATTTTATTCCGAATTTAAGTATTCTGGATCTTTTATTTAACGAAGGTCGGCATGCTAATGAATATTTATTGAAGCAAAAATTATAA
- a CDS encoding endonuclease/exonuclease/phosphatase family protein, which produces MQKESVITKIAFFFNKVLALATFLAYILPFLTPKLFPFLSVLTLLMPLFLILNFAFFTVWILQLKRKAVLSGIVLLIGFTFINKFYKFSETDLPESPSDFKLMSYNVRLFNLYEWLPVKDIPEQITDVIQDYNPDILCLQEYSPNSKVRLRNFPYRYVKVYGERNKYGQAIFSKYEIINSGEIDFPNTSNNVIYTDLVRQKDTIRVYSMHLQSIKISTDIHEKFDENKSKFIFKRISQAFSEQQLQAEIIREHFAQCPYSKIICGDMNNSAFSYVYRTIKGEMKDAFEEAGTGFGKSYNFDFYPARIDYVLTDKDFTIKTYRTDTKVKLSDHFPVYTRISLEK; this is translated from the coding sequence CGAAATTATTTCCTTTTCTAAGCGTTTTAACGTTGTTAATGCCTTTGTTTCTGATTCTTAACTTTGCTTTTTTTACAGTTTGGATCCTGCAACTTAAGCGAAAAGCTGTCCTGTCGGGAATTGTACTACTGATCGGTTTCACATTCATCAATAAATTTTACAAGTTTTCAGAAACTGATTTGCCGGAGTCTCCGTCAGACTTTAAGCTGATGAGTTATAATGTTCGTTTGTTTAATTTATACGAGTGGTTGCCGGTAAAAGATATTCCAGAACAAATTACGGATGTTATTCAGGATTATAATCCCGATATTTTGTGTTTACAAGAATATTCTCCGAATAGTAAAGTAAGGCTGCGAAACTTTCCGTATCGTTACGTTAAGGTATACGGAGAAAGAAATAAATACGGACAGGCTATTTTTTCTAAATATGAAATAATCAATAGCGGAGAAATTGATTTTCCTAATACGAGTAACAATGTTATTTATACTGATTTAGTCCGTCAGAAAGATACCATTCGTGTTTACAGCATGCACCTGCAATCGATTAAGATCAGTACTGATATTCACGAAAAATTTGATGAAAATAAATCGAAATTTATTTTTAAACGAATTAGTCAGGCTTTTAGCGAACAACAATTACAAGCTGAGATCATTCGTGAGCATTTTGCTCAATGTCCTTACTCCAAGATCATTTGTGGCGATATGAACAATAGCGCTTTTTCGTATGTTTACCGAACGATTAAAGGCGAAATGAAAGACGCCTTTGAAGAAGCCGGGACGGGTTTCGGGAAATCGTATAATTTTGATTTCTATCCGGCTCGTATCGATTATGTTCTGACTGATAAAGATTTTACTATTAAAACCTATAGAACGGATACAAAGGTTAAGCTAAGCGACCATTTTCCGGTGTATACCAGAATTAGCTTAGAGAAATAA